Proteins encoded in a region of the Manduca sexta isolate Smith_Timp_Sample1 chromosome 1, JHU_Msex_v1.0, whole genome shotgun sequence genome:
- the LOC115449774 gene encoding zinc finger protein 595 isoform X1, which yields MSQFLDITLPEYVGSDENIEEISIGTFCVCCLSRKNVFVNLLSCKHSSFLECFFKYKMESPNNFVCVLCHRMLEKIDKFKCQVEESVLVLNEQRPDIKVSKFHHLQVSKTETTSVNYDDFKNENSMDDDCKSDNEVQCDGNKVHFDIATEVKVERDSSDQDVPLAEVKKQRKRKRKELKKDKVPKKRSATQTIEQKYAGKLRTVTLTEQEMLEERRELSREEKYLRLPYKCESCVVGFEFEMAWKSHVEKQHNKTGFTCELCKSVLSSASSLKEHGRRHLRRYECTICKKRYKDEYSAVQHFNELHSVAGAIMVEFQCPQCDFSTRSHRSLRYHRSKHKQDKDKCSICGNEFTNKSSLKIHMYTLHKQSSRVYKCEPCGKVYRGKSGLFTHLSTAHDTADRRAYCVSCRTYYRTAHNLAHHLRTHSSHITEAEKKFGCDECGSRFISKSTLKSHIEWEHLEIRNNRCTKCSKVFRRSTTLKKHVEFVHEKKRPPRNKICDYCGQGFTTAAILRSHIRTHTGERPHRCVHCGATFAHSSALYNHNRLLHNPERDRRQ from the exons atgtctCAATTTCTTGATATTACTTTGCCTGAATATGTTGGAAGTGACgaaaatattgaagaaatatcCATCGGAACCTTCTGTGTTTGTTGTCTTTCCCGTAAAAATGTATTCGTCAATTTATTATCATGTAAACATTCCTCTTTTTTGGaatgttttttcaaatataag ATGGAGTCCCCAAACAACTTTGTATGCGTATTATGCCACAGAATGTTGGAAAAAATAGACAAATTCAAATGCCAAGTTGAAGAGAGTGTCTTAGTTTTGAATGAGCAG AGACCGGATATCAAAGTATCAAAATTCCATCATCTGCAAGTATCAAAAACTGAAACGACATCAGTGAACTATGATGATTTTAAAAACGAAAATTCAATGGATGATGATTGTAAAAGCGATAATGAGGTGCAGTGTGATGGTAATAAGGTCCATTTTGACATAGCTACAGAGGTGAAGGTGGAACGCGATTCCTCTGACCAGGATGTGCCTCTGGCAGAAGTTAAGAAGCAAAGGAAAAGAAAGAGAAAGGAACTAAAGAAG GATAAGGTACCTAAAAAGCGTTCAGCAACACAAACAATTGAACAGAAGTACGCCGGCAAACTTCGCACAGTCACTCTCACCGAGCAAGAGATGTTGGAAGAGAGAAGGGAGTTGAGCCGAGAGGAGAAGTACCTCCGGCTGCCGTACAAATGTGAGAGCTGCGTTGTCGGCTTTGAGTTCGAGATGGCGTGGAAGAGTCATGTCGAGAAGCAGCATAATAAG ACGGGATTCACATGCGAATTGTGCAAGTCAGTGCTGAGTTCCGCCTCGTCTCTGAAGGAACATGGCAGACGACATCTCCGAAG GTACGAATGCACAATATGCAAGAAGCGATATAAGGATGAATACAGCGCGGTGCAACACTTCAATGAATTACATAGTGTAGCCGGCGCCATCATGGTCGAATTCCAGTGTCCGCAATGCGATTTCTCTACAAG atCACACCGAAGTCTGAGATATCACAGGTCCAAACACAAGCAGGACAAAGATAAATGCAGCATCTGTGGAAACGAATTCACGAATAAAAGCAGTCTCAAAATACACATGTA CACGCTCCACAAGCAGTCGTCGCGCGTGTACAAGTGCGAGCCTTGCGGCAAAGTGTACCGCGGCAAGTCGGGGCTGTTCACTCACCTGAGCACCGCGCACGATACTGCCGACCGCCGCGCGTACTGCGTGTCGTGCCGCACGTATTACAGGACTGCGCATAATTTGGCGCATCATTTGCGCACGCATTCAAGTCATATTACTGAAGCGGAGAAGAa gTTTGGTTGCGACGAGTGTGGCTCTCGATTCATTTCGAAATCTACCCTCAAAAGTCACATAGAATGGGAGCATCTTGAAATAAGGAACAACAGATGCACCAAATGTTCCaag GTGTTTCGAAGAAGCACGACTTTGAAGAAACACGTGGAGTTCGTTCACGAGAAAAAACGGCCGCCGCGGAACAAGATATGCGACTACTGCGGTCAGGGGTTTACT ACTGCAGCGATCTTGCGGTCTCACATTCGCACTCATACAGGCGAGCGACCTCACCGCTGCGTGCACTGCGGAGCAACCTTTGCGCATTCCTCGGCGCTGTACAACCATAACAGGCTGTTACACAACCCTGAGAGGGATAGGAGACAGTAG
- the LOC115449774 gene encoding zinc finger protein 595 isoform X2 produces the protein MSQFLDITLPEYVGSDENIEEISIGTFCVCCLSRKNVFVNLLSCKHSSFLECFFKYKRPDIKVSKFHHLQVSKTETTSVNYDDFKNENSMDDDCKSDNEVQCDGNKVHFDIATEVKVERDSSDQDVPLAEVKKQRKRKRKELKKDKVPKKRSATQTIEQKYAGKLRTVTLTEQEMLEERRELSREEKYLRLPYKCESCVVGFEFEMAWKSHVEKQHNKTGFTCELCKSVLSSASSLKEHGRRHLRRYECTICKKRYKDEYSAVQHFNELHSVAGAIMVEFQCPQCDFSTRSHRSLRYHRSKHKQDKDKCSICGNEFTNKSSLKIHMYTLHKQSSRVYKCEPCGKVYRGKSGLFTHLSTAHDTADRRAYCVSCRTYYRTAHNLAHHLRTHSSHITEAEKKFGCDECGSRFISKSTLKSHIEWEHLEIRNNRCTKCSKVFRRSTTLKKHVEFVHEKKRPPRNKICDYCGQGFTTAAILRSHIRTHTGERPHRCVHCGATFAHSSALYNHNRLLHNPERDRRQ, from the exons atgtctCAATTTCTTGATATTACTTTGCCTGAATATGTTGGAAGTGACgaaaatattgaagaaatatcCATCGGAACCTTCTGTGTTTGTTGTCTTTCCCGTAAAAATGTATTCGTCAATTTATTATCATGTAAACATTCCTCTTTTTTGGaatgttttttcaaatataag AGACCGGATATCAAAGTATCAAAATTCCATCATCTGCAAGTATCAAAAACTGAAACGACATCAGTGAACTATGATGATTTTAAAAACGAAAATTCAATGGATGATGATTGTAAAAGCGATAATGAGGTGCAGTGTGATGGTAATAAGGTCCATTTTGACATAGCTACAGAGGTGAAGGTGGAACGCGATTCCTCTGACCAGGATGTGCCTCTGGCAGAAGTTAAGAAGCAAAGGAAAAGAAAGAGAAAGGAACTAAAGAAG GATAAGGTACCTAAAAAGCGTTCAGCAACACAAACAATTGAACAGAAGTACGCCGGCAAACTTCGCACAGTCACTCTCACCGAGCAAGAGATGTTGGAAGAGAGAAGGGAGTTGAGCCGAGAGGAGAAGTACCTCCGGCTGCCGTACAAATGTGAGAGCTGCGTTGTCGGCTTTGAGTTCGAGATGGCGTGGAAGAGTCATGTCGAGAAGCAGCATAATAAG ACGGGATTCACATGCGAATTGTGCAAGTCAGTGCTGAGTTCCGCCTCGTCTCTGAAGGAACATGGCAGACGACATCTCCGAAG GTACGAATGCACAATATGCAAGAAGCGATATAAGGATGAATACAGCGCGGTGCAACACTTCAATGAATTACATAGTGTAGCCGGCGCCATCATGGTCGAATTCCAGTGTCCGCAATGCGATTTCTCTACAAG atCACACCGAAGTCTGAGATATCACAGGTCCAAACACAAGCAGGACAAAGATAAATGCAGCATCTGTGGAAACGAATTCACGAATAAAAGCAGTCTCAAAATACACATGTA CACGCTCCACAAGCAGTCGTCGCGCGTGTACAAGTGCGAGCCTTGCGGCAAAGTGTACCGCGGCAAGTCGGGGCTGTTCACTCACCTGAGCACCGCGCACGATACTGCCGACCGCCGCGCGTACTGCGTGTCGTGCCGCACGTATTACAGGACTGCGCATAATTTGGCGCATCATTTGCGCACGCATTCAAGTCATATTACTGAAGCGGAGAAGAa gTTTGGTTGCGACGAGTGTGGCTCTCGATTCATTTCGAAATCTACCCTCAAAAGTCACATAGAATGGGAGCATCTTGAAATAAGGAACAACAGATGCACCAAATGTTCCaag GTGTTTCGAAGAAGCACGACTTTGAAGAAACACGTGGAGTTCGTTCACGAGAAAAAACGGCCGCCGCGGAACAAGATATGCGACTACTGCGGTCAGGGGTTTACT ACTGCAGCGATCTTGCGGTCTCACATTCGCACTCATACAGGCGAGCGACCTCACCGCTGCGTGCACTGCGGAGCAACCTTTGCGCATTCCTCGGCGCTGTACAACCATAACAGGCTGTTACACAACCCTGAGAGGGATAGGAGACAGTAG
- the LOC115449776 gene encoding zinc finger protein 431-like, which produces MMEAAGESICAACLSIGRKMILVDDYSKKQCFMNIINEIPMRIPNKLLICWECNAIITRFIKFKDQVKQSYVIFLEYINKTVPLSSIKTNSKLCNHKLKTVSYQLGIELDNLKQEEPKTLQIKEEVDFSDHSDDNRLLIDFKKNKIVAGKVKKKKKRKELQMYKEIELSEQEIAEERRQMALRDDYVNAMFRCEMCLETFPNGDDMKDHVYVKHELNASNFKCSVCECSFSSEVSFNYHKKKHKRRYQCALCGTKHATKRSASKHYGNAHWTSNIIQLSTKDQEMFGKTECIEELEDAKQSEAFPCEFCEKTFRWKTSLRKHLETHRIEAGQKRKPYCEPCRLSFTTSSNLRKHVKTSSKHQIQLKLWKLKQSLPQDTTNPEKEACIQQIKRSVNTAREQYPCPQCDKKFQWRGNLLRHLHSHEARANGELVCEPCKRTFSSIATYKQHMKISKKHVSENDFKYMCSDCGKRFANKTRLKDHIDWEHLKNYVHTCSVCKKVFKSHTSLYLHMQVVHKNGQPEHLCDHCGKAFPNRAKLRSHCRALHSGECWYRCGACPARFAWHSCLSRHVRRVHRAV; this is translated from the exons ATGATGGAGGCAGCAGGGGAGAGTATTTGCGCTGCTTGTCTTAGCATCGGAAGGAAAATGATACTAGTAGATGATTACTCGAAGAAGCAgtgttttatgaatattataaatgaaatacct ATGCGGATACCAAATAAGCTACTGATATGTTGGGAGTGCAATGCCATCATTACTAGGTTTATTAAGTTCAAGGACCAAGTGAAACAATCCTATGTTATTTTCCTCGAGTATATTAATAAG aCTGTACCTCtatcatcaataaaaacaaattcaaaactctgCAACCATAAGCTGAAAACTGTATCATATCAACTCGGTATCGAACTGGACAACTTGAAACAGGAGGAGCCGAAGACATTGCAAATAAAGGAGGAGGTTGACTTCTCCGACCATTCCGATGACAATCGTCTACTCATCGACTTCAAGAAGAATAAAATTGTTGCTGGAAAG gtaaaaaagaaaaagaagcgCAAAGAACTTCAAATGTATAAAGAGATAGAGTTGTCGGAGCAGGAGATTGCAGAAGAGAGACGGCAGATGGCGCTGAGAGACGATTATGTGAACGCCATGTTTAGATGCGAGATGTGTTTGGAGACGTTTCCGAACGGAGACGATATGAAGGACCATGTATACGTTAAACATGAGTTG AACGCTTCAAACTTCAAATGCAGCGTGTGCGAATGCTCCTTCAGTTCCGAAGTATCGTTCAACTACCACAAGAAGAAGCACAAGCGTCGGTACCAGTGCGCGTTGTGCGGGACCAAGCATGCCACCAAACGCAGCGCCAGCAAACATTACGGGAATGCCCACTGGAC TTCCAATATAATACAACTATCAACTAAAGATCAAGAGATGTTTGGAAAAACTGAATGTATAGAAGAATTAGAAga TGCGAAGCAATCAGAAGCATTTCCTTGTGAGTTCTGCGAGAAAACGTTCCGATGGAAGACGTCTTTGCGGAAACATCTGGAAACACACAGAATAGAGGCCGGACAGAAACGGAAGCCGTATTGTGAACCTTGCAG gCTATCATTTACGACGTCGTCGAATCTCAGGAAGCACGTGAAAACAAGTTCAAAGCATCAGATACAGTTGAAGTTATG GAAGTTGAAGCAATCATTACCACAAGACACAACCAATCCGGAGAAGGAAGCGTGCATACAGCAAATAAAGCGGTCGGTGAACACGGCGAGAGAGCAATACCCGTGCCCGCAGTGTGACAAGAAGTTCCAGTGGCGAGGGAATCTGCTGCGACATCTGCATAGCCACGAGGCGAG AGCGAACGGCGAACTGGTCTGCGAACCGTGCAAAAGAACATTCTCCTCGATAGCAACGTACAAACAACACATGAAGATAAGCAAAAAACACGTCAGTGAGAATGATTTTAA GTATATGTGTAGTGACTGCGGCAAGCGTTTCGCGAACAAAACGCGTCTTAAAGACCACATCGATTGGGAACATCTGAAGAACTATGTACATACGTGCTCTGTTTGTAAGAAG GTGTTCAAGAGCCACACATCCTTATACTTGCACATGCAGGTAGTGCACAAGAACGGACAGCCAGAACATCTCTGCGACCACTGCGGGAAGGCGTTTCCG AACCGTGCAAAGCTGCGCAGCCACTGTCGCGCGCTGCACAGCGGCGAGTGTTGGTACCGCTGCGGCGCGTGTCCGGCGCGCTTCGCGTGGCACTCGTGTCTGTCGCGGCACGTGCGGCGCGTGCACCGGGCTGTCTAG
- the LOC115449789 gene encoding uncharacterized protein LOC115449789 produces MEKTILFTLFVPILTLDPKSVNLNLETSVLLEPNDAKGNTSILHNVRKFLDDLQNILNPTLEYRAQNDGSKFSDILDEIANILLNCSDEDIIHLSKELYRKVKGLKINDNDGFIVRNIKQNVKNTLRRWAENDPSEVKNCVRRYLQNEKGYFMDYLINKLNYFFTKDDIQNIKNKLNGVSKSNNYKELNDIVGNIVNDLFNYKTKESNLVDKDVIVAGRLKEMSSENSGKNKLKGSKGSKSDFKEASKEIILNKNIEVFVRAGD; encoded by the exons atggaaaaaacaattttgtttactcTTTTCg tgcCAATTCTTACTCTGGACCCTAAAAGcgtcaatttaaatttagagACATCAGTATTGCTTGAACCTAATGACGCTAAAGGTAACACATCCATTCTACACAACGTGAGAAAATTTCTAGacgatttacaaaatatattaaaccctACACTTGAATACAGAGCTCAAAACGACGGCTCAAAATTCTCCGACATTTTAGATgaaatagcaaatattttattgaattgtaGCGACGAGGATATCATCCATCTATCTAAAGAGTTGTACAGAAAAGTTAAAGGTCTGAAAATTAATGACAACGATGGATTCATAGTAagaaatataaagcaaaatgTCAAAAATACGTTAAGAAGGTGGGCTGAAAATGATCCGAGCGAAGTTAAAAATTGTGTTAGACGTTACCTCCAAAACGAAAAAGGATATTTCAtggattatttaattaataaactaaattacttttttactaaagacgatattcaaaatataaaaaacaaactaaacgGAGTCTCtaaaagcaataattataaagaattgaaTGATATCGTTGGGAACATTGTAAAtgatctatttaattataaaactaaagagtCCAATTTGGTTGATAAAGATGTTATTGTAGCAGGAAGATTGAAAGAAATGTCTTCAGAAAATTCTGGAAAGAATAAACTAAAAGGTAGTAAAGGTAGTAAATCAGATTTCAAAGAAGCTAGTAAggagataatattaaataagaatataGAAGTGTTCGTAAGAGCTGgtgattag